A window of the Harmonia axyridis chromosome 5, icHarAxyr1.1, whole genome shotgun sequence genome harbors these coding sequences:
- the LOC123679687 gene encoding exosome component 10-like, producing MSTEESCSEMDENETEQTESECLQGFVNMEKFVKEGFSVIREAIQCANEFSSCDFEYHSLQKPFKNIMATESNRTLTLMNNILKNYEVKGNFKTSSLDMKEDLLVESIDTILERVGDCIDEINGIKKFVFNSKEMEKSSTSINGSWNRVNNSKFVAAANEDANPSSVLKLLVKDIKRPQELFTDKIDNSNDHPWVPEIKEKPNSVKPLAIFLEETERGEEYSHPYELELEKFKVPEEQLLAECEDPIFPKPLEETPLIEVDTEEKLHELLEDLRKYKIIAIDLEHHSYRTFLGITCLMQISTGETDYLIDTLTLRNKLFVLNEIFTKPSILKVFHGADSDILWLQRDLSLYIVNMFDTHQAAKLLGYSSLSLAYLLERFCNFTPNKHFQMADWRIRPLPEALKKYAREDTHYLIYIYKVMKMELFKKSNNTNKFLSIVYDRSLEICKRRFFKPRTTENAHLDYYGSCKRMFDKRQMYAFKELYYWRDQIARDQDESIGYVLPNHMLLQIAETLPREMQGILACCNPVPSLVRSNLLELHQIILKARDLSVDQPILQDDTRARGIMVEKQEINLDHPFFSPFDLSKKAKTEENAPPLLLDTNFNHRNILESTAPLEKSESMFSVITKNFDMLEKPPRSYKSLTPFQRYNCVKKFLSDEEKQKEEKLKEQANQNNTRDIKVITSEVIEIEEDNEKIYENLDLITNESKTMDEKIEALSNHFSILSQKTKEDIECEKRLEERLYEKASSIITENSESLMEITESRKRQREESDDDEEESENEPQFSNSNPRVKVERTKNPRNKNNKKRNSREFQKKDGHKPDWTQDKSRKRKSEESHSSSEQKKNKYNHQIQNSPHNRRNHGSDRNIEPFDYSSVDFRQFQGGAGEVNKGKTIKSKFQPKKSNKSNKNQNWGKRR from the coding sequence ATGAGTACAGAAGAATCTTGTtccgaaatggatgaaaatgAAACTGAGCAGACTGAAAGTGAGTGCCTACAAGGTTTTGTGAATATGGAAAAGTTTGTTAAAGAGGGGTTCAGTGTTATCAGAGAGGCTATACAATGTGCCAATGAATTTTCTTCCTGTGATTTTGAATACCACAGCCTACAAAAACCATTCAAGAATATCATGGCAACTGAATCAAATCGAACATTAACATTGATGAATAATATACTCAAGAACTACGAAGTCAAAGGTAATTTCAAGACTAGCAGCCTGGATATGAAAGAAGATCTCTTGGTAGAATCAATTGACACAATTTTGGAGAGAGTTGGAGATTGTATAGATGAAATTAATGGTATCAAGAAATTTGTATTCAATTCAAAGGAAATGGAAAAGTCTTCTACATCTATTAACGGATCATGGAATAGAGTGAATAATTCTAAGTTTGTAGCAGCTGCAAATGAAGATGCTAATCCTTCTTCTGTTTTGAAACTGTTAGTTAAAGACATTAAACGACCACAAGAATTGTTTACAGATAAAATTGATAACAGTAATGATCATCCTTGGGTAcctgaaatcaaagaaaaaccAAACTCTGTAAAACCTCTAGCAATATTTTTAGAAGAAACAGAGAGAGGTGAAGAATATTCACATCCCTATGAACTGgaattagaaaaattcaagGTACCTGAAGAACAACTCTTGGCTGAATGTGAAGATCCAATATTTCCTAAACCACTGGAAGAAACGCCACTCATCGAAGTTGATACAGAGGAAAAACTACATGAACTCTTGGAAGATTTaaggaaatataaaattattgcaATCGATTTAGAACATCATTCATACAGAACGTTCTTGGGAATAACATGTTTAATGCAAATCTCAACTGGTGAAACAGATTATTTAATCGATACTCTAACCTTGAGAAACAAGTTGTTCGTgcttaatgaaattttcaccaaaccTAGTATACTCAAAGTTTTCCATGGGGCTGATTCAGATATTTTGTGGTTACAAAGAGATTTATCCTTATATATTGTCAATATGTTCGATACTCACCAAGCTGCCAAATTATTGGGATATTCAAGTCTTTCTCTTGCTTATTTATTAGAAAGATTTTGTAATTTTACTCCTAATAAACACTTTCAGATGGCCGACTGGAGAATTAGGCCTTTACCTGAAGCTCTGAAGAAATATGCGAGAGAAGATACTCATTATCTTATTTACATTTATAAAGTAATGAAAATGGAACTCTTCAAAAAGTCTAATAACACTAATAAATTTCTATCCATTGTTTATGATAGAAGCCTAGAAATTTGCAAAAGACGATTCTTCAAGCCACGTACTACTGAAAATGCTCATCTGGATTATTATGGATCGTGTAAAAGAATGTTCGATAAAAGGCAAATGTACGCATTTAAGGAGTTGTACTATTGGCGAGACCAGATAGCAAGAGATCAAGATGAAAGTATAGGCTATGTCCTTCCCAATCATATGTTACTTCAAATAGCAGAGACGCTACCTAGGGAAATGCAAGGTATTTTAGCTTGTTGTAATCCAGTCCCATCTTTGGTGAGATCAAACTTGTTGGAACTTCATCAGATAATACTTAAAGCAAGAGATTTATCAGTCGATCAGCCTATTTTACAAGACGATACAAGAGCTAGAGGTATTATGGTAGAAAAACAGGAAATCAATTTGGatcatccatttttttctccatttgattTGTCCAAAAAAGCAAAAACAGAGGAAAATGCTCCCCCTTTACTTTTAGATACAAATTTTAATCACAGAAATATACTTGAAAGTACAGCTCCATTGGAGAAATCTGAATCGATGTTTTCTGtaattacaaaaaatttcgaTATGTTAGAAAAACCTCCAAGATCATACAAGAGCTTGACTCCTTTCCAAAGGTATAACTGTGTTAAAAAATTCTTGTCGGATGAAGAAAAACAGAAGGAAGAGAAGTTGAAAGAACAAGCAAACCAAAATAATACGAGAGATATAAAGGTCATCACCTCGGAAGTTATTGAAATAGAAGaggataatgaaaaaatatatgaaaatttagATTTAATAACCAATGAAAGCAAAACCATGGATGAAAAGATTGAAGCACTCAGTAATCACTTCAGTATATTATCACAAAAAACAAAGGAGGATATAGAATGTGAAAAAAGACTAGAAGAACGATTGTATGAAAAGGCTTCCTctattataactgaaaattctGAAAGCTTGATGGAAATAACAGAAAGCAGAAAAAGACAAAGGGAAGAATCTGATGATGATGAAGAAGAATCTGAAAATGAGCCACAATTTTCAAATTCTAACCCCAGAGTCAAAGTAGAGAGGACAAAAAATCcaaggaataaaaataataaaaagcgAAATTCTcgagaatttcagaaaaaagatGGTCATAAACCTGATTGGACGCAAGATAAGAGTCGAAAAAGAAAATCCGAGGAAAGTCATTCAAGCTCtgaacaaaagaaaaataaatacaatcaTCAAATCCAAAACAGTCCTCATAACAGAAGAAACCATGGTAGTGATAGAAATATAGAGCCATTTGATTATTCCTCAGTTGATTTCAGACAATTTCAAGGAGGTGCAGGGGAAGttaataaaggaaaaactaTCAAATCGAAGTTCCAACCTAAAAAGAGCAACAAGtcgaataaaaatcaaaattgggGGAAAAgaagataa
- the LOC123679686 gene encoding exosome component 10-like, which translates to MSTEESCSEMDENETEQTESECLQGFVNMEKFVKEGFSVIREAIQCANEFSSCDFEYHSLQKPFKNIMATESNRTLTLMNNILKNYEVKGNFKTSSLDMKEDLLVESIDTILERVGDCIDEINGIKKFVFNSKEMEKSSTSINGSWNRVNNSKFVAAANEDANPSSVLKLLVKDIKRPQELFTDKIDNSNDHPWVPEIKEKPNSVKPLAIFLEETERGEEYSHPYELELEKFKVPEEQLLAECEDPIFPKPLEETPLIEVDTEEKLHELLEDLRKYKIIAIDLEHHSYRTFLGITCLMQISTGETDYLIDTLTLRNKLFVLNEIFTKPSILKVFHGADSDILWLQRDLSLYIVNMFDTHQAAKLLGYSSLSLAYLLERFCNFTPNKHFQMADWRIRPLPEALKKYAREDTHYLIYIYKVMKMELFKKSNNTNKFLSIVYDRSLEICKRRFFKPRTTENAHLDYYGSCKRMFDKRQMYAFKELYYWRDQIARDQDESIGYVLPNHMLLQIAETLPREMQGILACCNPVPSLVRSNLLELHQIILKARDLSVDQPILQDDTRARGIMVEKQEINLDHPFFSPFDLSKKAKTEENAPPLLLDTNFNHRNILESTAPLEKSESMFSVITKNFDMLEKPPRSYKSLTPFQRYNCVKKFLSDEEKQKEEKLKEQANQNNTRDIKVITSEVIEIEEDNEKIYENLDLITNESKTMDEKIEALSNHFSILSQKTKEDIECEKRLEERLYEKASSIITENSESLMEITESRKRQREESDDDEEESENEPQFSNSNPRVKVERTKNPRNKNNKKRNSREFQKKDGHKPDWTQDKSRKRKSEESHSSSEQKKNKYNHQIQNSPHNRRNHGSDRNIEPFDYSSVDFRQFQGGAGEVNKGKTIKSKFQPKKSNKSNKNQNWGKRR; encoded by the coding sequence ATGAGTACAGAAGAATCTTGTtccgaaatggatgaaaatgAAACTGAGCAGACTGAAAGTGAGTGCCTACAAGGTTTTGTGAATATGGAAAAGTTTGTTAAAGAGGGGTTCAGTGTTATCAGAGAGGCTATACAATGTGCCAATGAATTTTCTTCCTGTGATTTTGAATACCACAGCCTACAAAAACCATTCAAGAATATCATGGCAACTGAATCAAATCGAACATTAACATTGATGAATAATATACTCAAGAACTACGAAGTCAAAGGTAATTTCAAGACTAGCAGCCTGGATATGAAAGAAGATCTCTTGGTAGAATCAATTGACACAATTTTGGAGAGAGTTGGAGATTGTATAGATGAAATTAATGGTATCAAGAAATTTGTATTCAATTCAAAGGAAATGGAAAAGTCTTCTACATCTATTAACGGATCATGGAATAGAGTGAATAATTCTAAGTTTGTAGCAGCTGCAAATGAAGATGCTAATCCTTCTTCTGTTTTGAAACTGTTAGTTAAAGACATTAAACGACCACAAGAATTGTTTACAGATAAAATTGATAACAGTAATGATCATCCTTGGGTAcctgaaatcaaagaaaaaccAAACTCTGTAAAACCTCTAGCAATATTTTTAGAAGAAACAGAGAGAGGTGAAGAATATTCACATCCCTATGAACTGgaattagaaaaattcaagGTACCTGAAGAACAACTCTTGGCTGAATGTGAAGATCCAATATTTCCTAAACCACTGGAAGAAACGCCACTCATCGAAGTTGATACAGAGGAAAAACTACATGAACTCTTGGAAGATTTaaggaaatataaaattattgcaATCGATTTAGAACATCATTCATACAGAACGTTCTTGGGAATAACATGTTTAATGCAAATCTCAACTGGTGAAACAGATTATTTAATCGATACTCTAACCTTGAGAAACAAGTTGTTCGTgcttaatgaaattttcaccaaaccTAGTATACTCAAAGTTTTCCATGGGGCTGATTCAGATATTTTGTGGTTACAAAGAGATTTATCCTTATATATTGTCAATATGTTCGATACTCACCAAGCTGCCAAATTATTGGGATATTCAAGTCTTTCTCTTGCTTATTTATTAGAAAGATTTTGTAATTTTACTCCTAATAAACACTTTCAGATGGCCGACTGGAGAATTAGGCCTTTACCTGAAGCTCTGAAGAAATATGCGAGAGAAGATACTCATTATCTTATTTACATTTATAAAGTAATGAAAATGGAACTCTTCAAAAAGTCTAATAACACTAATAAATTTCTATCCATTGTTTATGATAGAAGCCTAGAAATTTGCAAAAGACGATTCTTCAAGCCACGTACTACTGAAAATGCTCATCTGGATTATTATGGATCGTGTAAAAGAATGTTCGATAAAAGGCAAATGTACGCATTTAAGGAGTTGTACTATTGGCGAGACCAGATAGCAAGAGATCAAGATGAAAGTATAGGCTATGTCCTTCCCAATCATATGTTACTTCAAATAGCAGAGACGCTACCTAGGGAAATGCAAGGTATTTTAGCTTGTTGTAATCCAGTCCCATCTTTGGTGAGATCAAACTTGTTGGAACTTCATCAGATAATACTTAAAGCAAGAGATTTATCAGTCGATCAGCCTATTTTACAAGACGATACAAGAGCTAGAGGTATTATGGTAGAAAAACAGGAAATCAATTTGGATCATCCATTTTTTTCCCCATTTGATTTGTCCAAAAAAGCAAAAACAGAGGAAAATGCTCCCCCTTTACTTTTAGATACAAATTTTAATCACAGAAATATACTTGAAAGTACAGCTCCATTGGAGAAATCTGAATCGATGTTTTCTGtaattacaaaaaatttcgaTATGTTAGAAAAACCTCCAAGATCATACAAGAGCTTGACTCCTTTCCAAAGGTATAACTGTGTTAAAAAATTCTTGTCGGATGAAGAAAAACAGAAGGAAGAGAAGTTGAAAGAACAAGCAAACCAAAATAATACGAGAGATATAAAGGTCATCACCTCGGAAGTTATTGAAATAGAAGaggataatgaaaaaatatatgaaaatttagATTTAATAACCAATGAAAGCAAAACCATGGATGAAAAGATTGAAGCACTCAGTAATCACTTCAGTATATTATCACAAAAAACAAAGGAGGATATAGAATGTGAAAAAAGACTAGAAGAACGATTGTATGAAAAGGCTTCCTctattataactgaaaattctGAAAGCTTGATGGAAATAACAGAAAGCAGAAAAAGACAAAGGGAAGAATCTGATGATGATGAAGAAGAATCTGAAAATGAGCCACAATTTTCAAATTCTAACCCCAGAGTCAAAGTAGAGAGGACAAAAAATCcaaggaataaaaataataaaaagcgAAATTCTcgagaatttcagaaaaaagatGGTCATAAACCTGATTGGACGCAAGATAAGAGTCGAAAAAGAAAATCCGAGGAAAGTCATTCAAGCTCtgaacaaaagaaaaataaatacaatcaTCAAATCCAAAACAGTCCTCATAACAGAAGAAACCATGGTAGTGATAGAAATATAGAGCCATTTGATTATTCCTCAGTTGATTTCAGACAATTTCAAGGAGGTGCAGGGGAAGttaataaaggaaaaactaTCAAATCGAAGTTCCAACCTAAAAAGAGCAACAAGtcgaataaaaatcaaaattgggGGAAAAgaagataa